In Gossypium hirsutum isolate 1008001.06 chromosome D06, Gossypium_hirsutum_v2.1, whole genome shotgun sequence, one genomic interval encodes:
- the LOC121218499 gene encoding uncharacterized protein: MAMASSNTPIPVDNGFNEYESAVKRQKSTTSKVWDEMTKLECENKNELKAQCNHSSESAFSMGKKVITPIRSSLKPKTVQAVVCLDDWMRAKGFSVEIGCKKDDDDEVSSVAF, from the exons ATGGCTATGGCTAGTTCGAACACTCCTATACCTGTGGACAATGGGTTTAATGAGTATGAAAGTGCTGTCAAACGTCAAAAGTCTACCACTTCAAAGGTGTGGGATGAAATGACAAAGCTTGAATGCGAGAACAAAAATGAGTTGAAGGCACAATGTAATCACT CTTCCGAATCGGCTTTTAGCATGGGTAAGAAAGTTATCACACCTATCAGGAGTTCACTTAAGCCAAAAACGGTTCAAGCCGTTGTTTGCTTGGATGATTGGATGAGAGCTAAGGGATTTTCAGTAG aaattggTTGCAAAAAGGACGATGACGACGAGGTTTCTTCAGTTGCTTTTTAA